One Danio rerio strain Tuebingen ecotype United States chromosome 22, GRCz12tu, whole genome shotgun sequence genomic window carries:
- the rgmd gene encoding RGM domain family, member D isoform X1 has product MLFYTFMPHAHQSQKSEETVSMDPQINFKSLNADEQQLENCNQTEWIGMGRSGTLNLAKRQLWNWFYLVVVSMCLLLRPVCCQACRIQRCNAEYVASFSPSGGLQEEVHPDVDYCIALRAYSLCTRRTARACRGDLVYHSAVFRIKELFAQHNCSSDGPTSSAKAPSTSKPTVVDVCNYESRVLASGPAAQQKKYGHCGLFGDPHLRTFRDEFQTCRVEGAWPLIHNRYLSVQVTNVPVVEGSSATATNKITVIFKSYHDCTEQKVYQATTEDLPSAFQDGTRSGGKGESLWIVEGSGGLGIRQVKIHARYLGTSIIVRQVGRYLTFAIRMPEDLAEENGGLQLCLHGCPRSEVIKAHVLNRQQSLRPPRLMGGWYGEDDGGEVKSGLSSHIDMLERATTKCREMLQVEDVYFQSCVFDLLTTGDPEFSMAAYGALEDLKALPPSTLKQSSPRTPRVSNRGTIVTPSVFTALVLLLLLN; this is encoded by the exons GAAACTGTTTCAATGGATcctcaaattaattttaaaag CCTCAACGCAGATGAGCAGCAGTTGGAGAACTGCAATCAAACTGAATGGATTGGCATGGGGAGAAGCGGCACTCTCAACCTGGCTAAGCGGCAGCTTTGGAACTGGTTTTATCTTGTAGTGGTTTCTATGTGCCTGTTACTCCGACCAG TGTGCTGCCAAGCATGTCGGATTCAGCGCTGTAATGCGGAGTACGTGGCCTCATTCTCACCCTCCGGTGGCTTGCAAGAGGAGGTGCATCCAGATGTGGACTACTGCATCGCTCTGAGGGCCTACTCCTTGTGTACGCGGCGTACAGCTCGTGCTTGTAGAGGGGACTTGGTGTACCATTCTGCAGTTTTCCGCATTAAAGAGCTCTTTGCACAGCACAACTGCTCCAGCGACGGCCCAACGTCATCGGCCAAAGCACCCAGCACTTCCAAGCCAACAGTGGTGGACGTTTGCAACTATGAAAGCAGGGTGCTCGCATCAGGCCCGGCGGCCCAACAGAAAAAGTATGGACATTGTGGATTATTCGGTGATCCTCACTTGCGGACTTTTCGGGATGAGTTTCAGACATGTAGGGTTGAGGGAGCCTGGCCGCTCATCCACAACAGATACCTTTCAGTTCAAGTCACAAACGTACCAGTGGTTGAAGGCTCCAGTGCTACTGCAACCAACAAG ATAACCGTCATCTTCAAGTCCTACCATGACTGCACCGAGCAGAAGGTGTACCAGGCCACCACAGAGGACCTGCCGTCAGCGTTCCAGGACGGCACGCGAAGCGGGGGGAAAGGAGAGAGCTTGTGGATTGTGGAGGGTAGTGGAGGTTTGGGCATACGGCAAGTTAAGATCCACGCCCGCTATCTGGGCACCTCCATCATCGTGAGGCAAGTCGGGCGGTACCTGACGTTTGCCATCCGCATGCCTGAGGACTTAGCAGAGGAGAACGGCGGCCTGCAGTTGTGCCTTCACGGCTGCCCGCGCAGTGAGGTCATCAAAGCCCATGTGCTCAACCGGCAGCAGAGTTTGCGTCCACCCCGACTCATGGGGGGCTGGTACGGAGAGGACGATGGCGGAGAGGTGAAATCGGGCCTCTCTTCGCACATAGACATGCTAGAACGTGCCACCACAAAGTGTCGAGAGATGCTCCAGGTGGAGGACGTTTATTTCCAATCGTGCGTCTTTGATCTTCTCACGACAGGTGATCCGGAGTTCTCCATGGCAGCGTATGGCGCCCTGGAAGACCTTAAGGCACTTCCACCAAGCACTCTTAAACAAAGTTCACCCAGGACTCCACGTGTTTCTAATAGGGGAACAATAGTTACACCTTCGGTTTTCACAGCTCTGGTTCTTCTGCTGTTGTTGAACTGA
- the rgmd gene encoding RGM domain family, member D precursor (The RefSeq protein has 1 substitution compared to this genomic sequence) has product MGRSGTLNLAKRQLWNWFYLVVVSMCLLLRPVCCQACRIQRCNAEYVASFSPSGGLQEEVHPDVDYCIALRAYSLCTRRTARACRGDLVYHSAVFRIKELFAQHNCSSDGPTSSAKAPSTSKPTVVDICNYESRVLASGPAAQQKKYGHCGLFGDPHLRTFRDEFQTCRVEGAWPLIHNRYLSVQVTNVPVVEGSSATATNKITVIFKSYHDCTEQKVYQATTEDLPSAFQDGTRSGGKGESLWIVEGSGGLGIRQVGRYLTFAIRMPEDLAEENGGLQLCLHGCPRSEVIKAHVLNRQQSLRPPRLMGGWYGEDDGGEVKSGLSSHIDMLERATTKCREMLQVEDVYFQSCVFDLLTTGDPEFSMAAYGALEDLKALPPSTLKQSSPRTPRVSNRGTIVTPSVFTALVLLLLLN; this is encoded by the exons ATGGGGAGAAGCGGCACTCTCAACCTGGCTAAGCGGCAGCTTTGGAACTGGTTTTATCTTGTAGTGGTTTCTATGTGCCTGTTACTCCGACCAG TGTGCTGCCAAGCATGTCGGATTCAGCGCTGTAATGCGGAGTACGTGGCCTCATTCTCACCCTCCGGTGGCTTGCAAGAGGAGGTGCATCCAGATGTGGACTACTGCATCGCTCTGAGGGCCTACTCCTTGTGTACGCGGCGTACAGCTCGTGCTTGTAGAGGGGACTTGGTGTACCATTCTGCAGTTTTCCGCATTAAAGAGCTCTTTGCACAGCACAACTGCTCCAGCGACGGCCCAACGTCATCGGCCAAAGCACCCAGCACTTCCAAGCCAACAGTGGTGGACGTTTGCAACTATGAAAGCAGGGTGCTCGCATCAGGCCCGGCGGCCCAACAGAAAAAGTATGGACATTGTGGATTATTCGGTGATCCTCACTTGCGGACTTTTCGGGATGAGTTTCAGACATGTAGGGTTGAGGGAGCCTGGCCGCTCATCCACAACAGATACCTTTCAGTTCAAGTCACAAACGTACCAGTGGTTGAAGGCTCCAGTGCTACTGCAACCAACAAG ATAACCGTCATCTTCAAGTCCTACCATGACTGCACCGAGCAGAAGGTGTACCAGGCCACCACAGAGGACCTGCCGTCAGCGTTCCAGGACGGCACGCGAAGCGGGGGGAAAGGAGAGAGCTTGTGGATTGTGGAGGGTAGTGGAGGTTTGGGCATACG GCAAGTCGGGCGGTACCTGACGTTTGCCATCCGCATGCCTGAGGACTTAGCAGAGGAGAACGGCGGCCTGCAGTTGTGCCTTCACGGCTGCCCGCGCAGTGAGGTCATCAAAGCCCATGTGCTCAACCGGCAGCAGAGTTTGCGTCCACCCCGACTCATGGGGGGCTGGTACGGAGAGGACGATGGCGGAGAGGTGAAATCGGGCCTCTCTTCGCACATAGACATGCTAGAACGTGCCACCACAAAGTGTCGAGAGATGCTCCAGGTGGAGGACGTTTATTTCCAATCGTGCGTCTTTGATCTTCTCACGACAGGTGATCCGGAGTTCTCCATGGCAGCGTATGGCGCCCTGGAAGACCTTAAGGCACTTCCACCAAGCACTCTTAAACAAAGTTCACCCAGGACTCCACGTGTTTCTAATAGGGGAACAATAGTTACACCTTCGGTTTTCACAGCTCTGGTTCTTCTGCTGTTGTTGAACTGA